One region of Candidatus Bathyarchaeota archaeon genomic DNA includes:
- a CDS encoding sulfurtransferase TusA family protein — protein MSVEKLDVKGKMCPIPVAFTKRKLDAMISGQLLEVTGEGELEFDNVQRWVKNNGHEVVEASKVEGEFKILIKRK, from the coding sequence GTGAGCGTTGAGAAGCTTGATGTTAAAGGCAAAATGTGTCCGATTCCTGTGGCGTTTACGAAGCGTAAGCTTGACGCGATGATTTCGGGGCAGTTGCTTGAGGTTACTGGCGAGGGTGAGTTGGAGTTTGATAATGTGCAGCGTTGGGTTAAGAACAACGGGCATGAAGTTGTTGAAGCCTCAAAGGTTGAGGGCGAGTTTAAGATTTTGATTAAGCGAAAATAG
- a CDS encoding 6-phosphofructokinase, translating into MAKTIGIVTSGGDAPGMNAAIRAVTRIGHSKGFQIVGFERGWDGVLTNTFKKLAPRSVGGIIQLGGTMLHTLRCPAFEEPKNIKIAAENLKANCIDALVVIGGDGSFRGGMQLSKESGVLTVGIPATIDNDVYGTEETIGFDTAVNTAIDAIDKIRDTAMSHERIFIVEVMGRKRGFLALEVGICVGAEVILIPEKPLSTNDVIRIMDENARRGKRAGIIVAAEGFGDSAKLAAEMQEQTASEVRLSILGYAQRGGSPTARSRLLASLFAEKAVEAICEDQGNKAVGLQNGAIGTLPLEDAATKRKTLDLRLLKVAEMLAI; encoded by the coding sequence ATGGCGAAAACTATCGGTATAGTAACTTCAGGCGGAGATGCACCGGGCATGAACGCTGCAATCCGCGCAGTCACTCGAATCGGTCACTCTAAAGGCTTCCAAATCGTAGGTTTCGAACGCGGATGGGACGGCGTCTTAACCAACACCTTCAAAAAACTCGCCCCCCGCAGCGTCGGCGGCATAATCCAGCTCGGCGGCACCATGCTCCACACCCTTCGCTGCCCCGCATTTGAAGAACCAAAAAACATCAAAATCGCCGCTGAAAACCTCAAAGCCAACTGTATAGACGCACTCGTCGTCATAGGCGGCGATGGCTCCTTCCGCGGCGGAATGCAACTTAGCAAAGAAAGCGGCGTCTTAACCGTCGGCATCCCAGCCACCATCGACAACGACGTGTACGGCACCGAAGAAACCATAGGATTCGACACCGCAGTGAACACCGCCATAGATGCCATCGACAAAATCCGCGACACCGCCATGTCCCACGAACGCATATTCATAGTCGAAGTTATGGGACGCAAACGCGGCTTCCTCGCCTTAGAAGTTGGCATATGCGTGGGCGCTGAAGTTATCTTAATCCCGGAAAAACCGCTCAGCACAAACGACGTAATACGAATTATGGATGAAAACGCTCGACGCGGCAAACGCGCAGGCATCATCGTCGCAGCTGAGGGCTTTGGAGACAGCGCCAAACTCGCCGCAGAAATGCAAGAACAAACCGCATCCGAAGTCCGCCTCTCCATACTTGGCTACGCCCAACGCGGAGGCAGCCCAACCGCCCGAAGCAGACTGCTTGCGAGTCTGTTTGCGGAAAAAGCTGTCGAGGCAATTTGTGAAGACCAAGGCAACAAAGCAGTAGGGTTACAGAACGGCGCTATAGGCACCTTACCGTTGGAGGATGCGGCAACTAAGCGTAAGACGCTGGATCTGCGGTTGCTTAAAGTTGCTGAAATGCTGGCGATTTAG
- a CDS encoding double-cubane-cluster-containing anaerobic reductase, translated as MSEKYIEMWQNIGIDIEKHNQLLNILGQYFGAVYLTQKNRPKKMDYFDYVISEIHGGRIKELNDQRAAGNKVIGAFCVYAPEEIAYAANASMVGLCGGADFSVPDAEAVLPRNLCPLIKSFYGFRLNRTCPYFQSSDLVVGETTCDGKKKVYELLNELIPTYVIEIPHCPDSQKGKEFWLKEVEAFKTKIEEVTGNKITAEKLKASIELINNKRKALQRLSNLRKSNPSPISGLDALLIYQISFNDDPVRFAAKVNELCDELEERVKNGVGVAPKDAPRLMISGCPMAIPNWKLHSIAQEVGATVVVEESCVGTRYFSKLVEPKGDSLEELLWAIVEKYSKIPCACFTPNDRRISTVTDLAKQFKADGVIYYTLQNCHDYNVEGVKVDRALKALDVPMLKIETDYAMGDAAQIKTRVEAFLEIIQGKKEQ; from the coding sequence ATGTCAGAAAAATATATAGAAATGTGGCAAAACATAGGAATTGACATCGAAAAACACAATCAACTCCTTAACATCTTAGGCCAATACTTCGGGGCAGTCTACCTCACCCAGAAGAACAGGCCAAAAAAGATGGATTATTTCGACTACGTGATCTCCGAAATCCACGGCGGCCGAATCAAAGAATTAAATGACCAACGCGCAGCAGGCAACAAAGTCATCGGCGCGTTTTGCGTTTACGCTCCCGAAGAAATCGCCTACGCAGCCAACGCCAGCATGGTGGGCTTATGTGGCGGCGCTGACTTCTCCGTCCCCGACGCCGAAGCAGTCCTCCCCCGCAACCTCTGTCCCCTCATCAAATCCTTCTACGGCTTTAGATTAAACCGCACCTGCCCCTACTTCCAATCAAGCGACCTCGTCGTGGGCGAAACCACCTGTGACGGCAAAAAGAAAGTCTACGAACTCCTAAACGAACTCATCCCCACCTACGTGATTGAAATCCCCCACTGCCCCGATAGCCAAAAAGGCAAAGAATTCTGGCTAAAAGAAGTTGAAGCCTTCAAAACCAAAATCGAAGAAGTCACAGGCAACAAAATCACCGCAGAAAAACTCAAAGCATCCATCGAACTCATCAACAACAAACGCAAAGCGCTCCAGCGCCTCTCTAACCTGCGCAAAAGTAACCCTTCCCCCATCAGCGGCTTAGACGCGCTACTTATCTACCAAATCAGCTTCAACGATGACCCCGTGCGCTTCGCCGCCAAAGTCAACGAACTCTGCGACGAACTCGAAGAACGCGTTAAAAACGGAGTCGGCGTAGCACCCAAAGATGCACCCCGATTGATGATTTCTGGTTGCCCCATGGCAATTCCCAACTGGAAACTCCACAGCATCGCCCAAGAAGTCGGCGCTACCGTTGTTGTTGAAGAAAGCTGTGTTGGAACCCGCTACTTCTCCAAATTAGTAGAACCCAAAGGCGACAGCCTCGAAGAGCTTCTGTGGGCTATTGTGGAGAAATATAGCAAAATCCCCTGCGCCTGCTTCACACCCAACGACCGCAGAATCAGCACCGTAACTGACCTTGCTAAGCAATTCAAAGCCGACGGCGTAATCTACTACACTCTGCAGAACTGCCATGACTACAACGTTGAAGGAGTCAAGGTCGACCGCGCCCTCAAAGCCCTAGACGTGCCAATGCTCAAAATCGAAACCGACTACGCTATGGGCGACGCAGCACAAATCAAGACACGCGTTGAAGCCTTCCTAGAAATCATCCAAGGCAAAAAGGAGCAATAG
- a CDS encoding GNAT family N-acetyltransferase, translated as MTFSVTIQKATPTDLPKIQTIINTSFPRFYRHFSYRSVSNFNTPTLTATTPDGIAGFAKLIEFNVGDKKCGCILWIAVAPEFRRRGVGVLLARAAIEEFKARGAELVFASTQHDNLGALGSLGRAGFVRVGFGAMRRLFGWRVFGFYGSIWFVPTEIVLMHNVKNNNVIESALNLIPQKA; from the coding sequence ATGACTTTTAGCGTCACCATCCAAAAAGCCACCCCAACCGACCTACCAAAAATCCAAACCATAATCAACACCTCCTTTCCCAGATTCTACCGCCACTTCTCCTACCGCAGCGTCTCAAACTTCAACACCCCCACCCTCACCGCAACCACCCCCGATGGCATCGCTGGGTTCGCCAAACTAATCGAATTCAACGTGGGCGACAAGAAATGTGGCTGCATCCTCTGGATTGCCGTTGCCCCCGAGTTTCGGCGTCGGGGAGTCGGAGTTTTGCTTGCACGGGCAGCCATAGAGGAGTTTAAGGCGCGGGGTGCAGAGTTGGTTTTTGCCTCAACACAACATGACAACTTGGGGGCGTTGGGGTCGCTGGGTAGGGCGGGGTTTGTGCGGGTTGGTTTTGGGGCGATGCGGCGGTTGTTTGGCTGGAGAGTGTTTGGGTTTTATGGGTCAATTTGGTTTGTACCCACCGAAATTGTGCTAATGCACAATGTGAAGAACAATAATGTTATCGAAAGCGCCTTGAATCTGATTCCTCAAAAAGCTTAA
- a CDS encoding glycosyltransferase family 4 protein, producing MRIGFFVYEYPPQLVGGLGTYAEYITHEYVDIGHDVSVFTLNNSGNLKTREIMKGVEVHRPQIADATNIWPFFVTEDLKKWGTNLKFFNDIFIYNVLSATKFINGLIKKEKYNFDVVCCHDWLSSIAGLIIKNETDIPVVFHVHSTEWGRSGGGGSEVVSHLERAMAQNSDKIVTVSYAMQEDLIKHGWQSSKISVVWNGVDPQAYDPSKIQPQEAAQIRKKYGIPDGWNMVLFVGRLAWVKGVRNLLQAMPLILKEHPNTKLVILGKGEEQADIVQTAERLNIKDNIVYRFDFVTEQERILHYAAADVCVFPSTYEPFGIVSLEAMAIAKPVVVGARGVVGFKEQIVNNGPQQNGVHINGEDPVDIAWGINATLQDPQRAKVWGENGRQRVLDYFTWRKVAEQTSKIYESLIKK from the coding sequence TTGAGAATCGGCTTTTTCGTCTACGAATATCCCCCTCAACTCGTCGGCGGCTTAGGAACCTACGCCGAATACATAACCCACGAATACGTCGACATCGGACACGACGTCTCCGTCTTTACCCTCAACAACAGCGGCAACCTGAAGACCCGCGAAATCATGAAAGGCGTCGAAGTCCACCGACCCCAAATAGCCGACGCTACCAACATCTGGCCGTTTTTCGTAACCGAAGACCTCAAAAAATGGGGAACCAACCTCAAATTCTTCAACGACATCTTCATCTATAACGTACTCAGCGCAACCAAATTCATCAACGGACTCATAAAAAAAGAAAAATACAATTTCGATGTCGTCTGCTGCCATGACTGGTTAAGCAGCATCGCGGGGTTAATCATCAAAAACGAAACAGACATCCCCGTCGTCTTCCACGTGCACAGCACAGAATGGGGCAGAAGCGGAGGCGGCGGCTCGGAGGTGGTTTCGCATCTGGAGCGGGCGATGGCGCAGAACAGCGACAAAATCGTAACGGTCAGCTACGCGATGCAAGAGGACCTCATCAAGCATGGTTGGCAATCCAGCAAAATCAGCGTGGTCTGGAACGGTGTTGACCCCCAAGCATATGACCCCTCCAAAATTCAGCCTCAAGAAGCTGCCCAAATCCGCAAAAAATACGGCATACCCGACGGCTGGAACATGGTTCTTTTTGTAGGCAGACTCGCGTGGGTGAAGGGTGTGCGTAACCTGTTGCAGGCGATGCCGCTCATCCTCAAAGAACACCCCAACACCAAACTAGTCATCTTAGGCAAAGGCGAAGAACAAGCCGACATCGTCCAAACAGCCGAACGCCTAAACATCAAAGACAACATCGTCTACCGCTTCGACTTCGTAACTGAACAGGAACGCATATTGCATTACGCTGCTGCGGATGTCTGCGTGTTTCCCTCAACGTATGAACCCTTTGGAATTGTAAGTTTAGAAGCTATGGCTATAGCAAAACCCGTTGTGGTCGGCGCAAGAGGAGTTGTGGGCTTCAAAGAACAAATCGTCAACAATGGTCCTCAACAAAACGGTGTCCACATAAACGGCGAAGACCCTGTCGACATTGCATGGGGTATAAACGCCACGTTGCAGGACCCGCAAAGAGCCAAGGTCTGGGGCGAAAACGGCAGACAGCGAGTGCTTGATTACTTCACGTGGCGTAAGGTTGCTGAGCAAACTAGCAAGATCTACGAGTCGCTAATAAAAAAATAG
- the selD gene encoding selenide, water dikinase SelD, which produces MSYRLTKAVPVHGCSCKLPQYQLGGLLEKAGLSCGYGEDVLAGAWENSSVVQIAPHLAVLNTLDFFTPMVDEPEIQGRIAGSNVTSDIYALGVTKIPSVLTIMAYPENMPNELAVGMLKGLGDFCREMGTEVVGGHTIRNPWPIIGGAATGIADPAKIVYTRGAQVGDKLFLTKPIGIAPAMAAYRLRKEEEGKELLEGIPEDLIENAVNGAIANMIESNKPVAEAMQEVPVHASTDVTGFGLKGHSANMAMLGKVDIVINQLYVIRGTPTLADVFGYPLLTGEAKETAGGMLIAVAKEHADDFQSALDKRKVRHCEVGYVAAGPGNVNVLSDAKVVEA; this is translated from the coding sequence TTGAGCTATAGATTAACCAAAGCTGTCCCCGTTCACGGTTGCAGCTGTAAACTGCCCCAGTACCAACTTGGCGGTTTGCTCGAAAAAGCAGGCTTGAGCTGTGGCTATGGCGAGGACGTGTTGGCTGGCGCATGGGAAAACAGCAGCGTCGTCCAAATCGCGCCCCACTTGGCTGTTTTAAACACCCTTGACTTCTTCACGCCCATGGTGGATGAACCCGAAATCCAAGGACGCATCGCAGGCAGCAACGTAACAAGCGACATCTACGCCCTAGGCGTCACCAAAATCCCCAGTGTTCTAACAATCATGGCTTACCCCGAGAACATGCCCAATGAACTTGCAGTTGGCATGCTCAAAGGCTTAGGCGACTTCTGCCGCGAAATGGGAACCGAAGTTGTCGGCGGACACACCATCCGCAACCCTTGGCCCATCATCGGCGGCGCAGCAACAGGCATCGCTGACCCCGCAAAAATCGTCTACACCCGAGGCGCCCAAGTCGGCGACAAACTCTTCTTAACCAAACCCATCGGTATCGCGCCAGCAATGGCTGCTTATCGGCTTCGCAAAGAAGAGGAAGGCAAAGAGCTGCTTGAAGGCATCCCCGAAGACCTCATCGAGAACGCAGTCAACGGTGCGATTGCCAACATGATTGAATCCAACAAGCCAGTTGCAGAAGCCATGCAAGAAGTCCCCGTACACGCCTCCACCGACGTCACAGGCTTTGGCTTGAAGGGGCATTCGGCGAACATGGCGATGCTGGGCAAAGTCGACATAGTCATCAACCAACTCTACGTAATCCGCGGAACACCCACACTTGCAGATGTCTTCGGTTACCCGCTCCTAACAGGCGAAGCTAAGGAAACCGCAGGCGGCATGCTCATAGCAGTCGCCAAAGAACACGCCGACGACTTCCAGAGTGCGCTTGACAAACGAAAAGTGCGGCACTGCGAAGTCGGCTACGTCGCAGCGGGCCCCGGCAACGTCAATGTGCTTAGCGACGCCAAAGTCGTCGAAGCCTAA